A single Longimicrobium sp. DNA region contains:
- a CDS encoding DUF402 domain-containing protein: MEIEYRRLPDREQRFSQRVLEDDGECVVTFLEAAELPKPVKAGTRVILEPGAPVVWFTFRGLWHDIGRFHLRDGTFTGFYANVLTPVEMEGDRWRTTDLCLDVWLGADGGVQVLDEDELAEAERHGWATAETAARARDEAAGLVERAREGRWPPAKVRDWPLERARAATQPT, from the coding sequence GTGGAGATCGAATACCGGCGCCTCCCTGACCGCGAGCAGCGCTTCAGCCAGCGGGTGCTGGAGGATGACGGGGAGTGCGTCGTCACCTTTCTGGAAGCCGCCGAGCTCCCGAAGCCCGTCAAAGCGGGGACGCGGGTGATCCTGGAACCGGGAGCGCCCGTGGTCTGGTTCACCTTTCGCGGCCTCTGGCACGACATCGGCCGCTTCCACCTGCGCGACGGCACCTTTACCGGCTTCTACGCCAACGTCCTCACCCCGGTGGAGATGGAGGGGGACCGCTGGCGCACGACCGACCTCTGCCTGGACGTCTGGCTGGGCGCGGACGGCGGGGTGCAGGTGCTGGACGAGGACGAGCTGGCCGAGGCGGAGCGACACGGCTGGGCCACCGCGGAGACCGCCGCGCGCGCCCGCGATGAGGCCGCCGGTCTGGTGGAGCGGGCGAGGGAAGGGCGCTGGCCCCCCGCGAAGGTCCGTGACTGGCCGCTGGAGCGCGCACGCGCCGCCACCCAACCCACATGA